From Schizosaccharomyces pombe strain 972h- genome assembly, chromosome: II, the proteins below share one genomic window:
- a CDS encoding class I glutamine amidotransferase family protein, which yields MECPIIALSVGFSNNSQPYVEAIIKAGGCPIVIYPGLQRNSIPPNIDGIILAGGESVHPNRYGEDFDPNAPKSVDVIRDSTEWGMIDFALKKKIPILGICRGCQVLNVYFGGSLYQNVSSCGFRDIHRPSKPRHYLAHKVMAKPGKLKNILGSNVIDVNSIHDQGIKTLGMGLQSTVISDDGLCEGIESKDGLIIGVQWHPEAIIDKQPHSLKLFQYFINRSKWHMKQSNIFSNVPHESSFYRNSIISIPIAP from the coding sequence ATGGAATGCCCTATTATTGCTTTGAGTGTCGGGTTTTCTAATAACTCACAGCCGTATGTAGAAGCAATTATCAAGGCAGGTGGTTGTCCAATTGTCATATATCCTGGATTACAAAGAAACAGTATCCCACCTAATATAGATGGTATAATACTAGCTGGTGGTGAATCGGTGCATCCAAACCGATACGGAGAAGATTTTGATCCAAATGCTCCCAAAAGTGTCGATGTGATAAGAGATTCCACAGAATGGGGAATGATTGATTTTGCcctcaaaaaaaaaatccctATCCTTGGAATATGTCGTGGTTGTCAAGTCCTTAATGTATATTTTGGAGGAAGTCTATACCAAAATGTTTCATCTTGCGGTTTTCGTGATATTCATCGTCCAAGTAAACCTAGGCATTATTTAGCTCATAAAGTAATGGCTAAACCTGgaaaacttaaaaacattttggGATCGAATGTTATAGATGTAAACAGTATTCATGATCAGGGTATCAAAACTTTGGGAATGGGTTTGCAATCAACTGTTATCTCTGACGACGGACTTTGTGAAGGAATCGAATCAAAAGATGGTTTAATCATTGGTGTACAATGGCACCCAGAAGCAATCATCGATAAACAACCGCATAgcttaaaattatttcaatattttataaaccGCTCAAAGTGGCATATGAAACAATCcaatatattttctaatGTTCCCCACGAGTCAAGTTTTTACCGAAATTCAATAATCTCTATTCCAATTGCTCCCTAA
- the tgd1 gene encoding nucleotide-sugar 4,6-dehydratase — MTGDYKEYKGYALITGGAGFIGSNFLDYAVDKYPDFHFTCIDKLSYVSNYTTVFLSKVLNQPNFRFLEMDLATNYKFLYQFMVEDSEINKITHIINFAAESSVDRSFIDPLYFTKNNILSTQNLLECVRILLGKKEELRNRLNFVHVSTDEVYGEQDENASVDEKSKLNPTSPYAASKAAVDLIIQSYRYSYKISVTVIRANNVYGPRQYEEKLIPMTLGKLKKFINQKSQKIMQDKITLHGDGLHKRKYLHIYDFINAIDLVWMKQGSEVYHSTLESKMSGQIFNIGSDDEIDNLSLVKFICDYFLYRKLSLKNLDYSKYITFVQDRNYNDSRYSLNYEKIKSLGWRPQIPLETGLRKLIDEYY, encoded by the coding sequence ATGACTGGGGACTATAAAGAATATAAAGGATATGCATTGATTACAGGAGGTGCGGGCTTTATTGGGTCAAACTTTTTAGATTATGCTGTGGACAAATACCCTGACTTTCACTTTACGTGTATAGACAAATTAAGCTATGTGAGCAATTATACCACGGTATTCTTGAGCAAAGTTTTGAACCAACCTAATTTCCGATTTCTTGAAATGGACCTGGCTACGAATTATAAATTCTTGTATCAATTTATGGTTGAAGATTCcgaaattaataaaattacgcacataataaattttgctGCCGAGTCCAGTGTTGATAGATCGTTTATCGATCCTTTGTACTTTACCAAAAACAACATTTTGAGCACTCAAAATTTGTTAGAGTGCGTAAGAATACTTTTAGGTAAAAAAGAGGAATTACGTAATCGACTCAATTTCGTTCATGTTTCTACTGATGAGGTTTATGGTGAGCAGGATGAAAATGCATCGGTAGATGAGAAATCAAAGTTAAACCCCACCAGTCCTTATGCCGCATCCAAAGCTGCTGTTGACTTGATAATTCAATCATATCGATATTCGTACAAAATATCAGTGACTGTGATAAGAGCAAATAATGTATATGGTCCTCGACAATACGAAGAGAAACTAATTCCTATGACTCTTGGAAAGCTAAAGAAGTTCATTAACCAAAAATCTCAGAAAATAATGCAAGACAAAATCACACTGCATGGAGATGGGTTACATAAACGAAAATATTTGCACATCTACGATTTTATTAACGCAATAGACTTGGTCTGGATGAAGCAGGGAAGTGAAGTTTATCATAGCACACTTGAATCTAAGATGTCTGGCCAGATTTTCAATATTGGTTCGGATGATGAAATCGATAATCTAAGTTTGGTCAAGTTCATTTGCGACTATTTCTTATATCGAAAGCTGtctttgaaaaacttggattattcaaaatacaTAACGTTTGTTCAAGATAGAAATTACAACGATTCAAGATATTCGTTgaattatgaaaaaattaaaagtttagGTTGGAGACCTCAAATCCCATTGGAGACAGGGCtaagaaaattaattgaCGAGTACTATTAA
- the say1 gene encoding sterol deacetylase Say1, with product MISLSLLYRILTLPIILVGTTILYFTIGTNFPHDELRHNLLSTLFCSSMLHLSKGLTVKDVRIFFHDSIGSTLLKNRKKLNSENELPNYGEKFTHKYDNQDMPDSVWLAKVNGMTKSDPIILHLHGGMMALPYDKVILVGLSNLYKLFSTTMNRPPSILLVDYSLVSQGYTYPKQVRECLNVYQVLISKGFRNITVLGESAGGTLILSFLYQISELSKLNKVVWPKGVALISPWLDLTNAKKIGSYRANDGLDVICYETLNRFGKAYVNNEESLFTSSVVNINMNCDISIWSKIPPIQDGKVLVLFGENEVFRDEILSWTSKIGLLKAYPNRVLMDKQGIHIGLFLEESPSIGPGMTNLDIWKKKFSVNSLYTFLRETFEE from the coding sequence ATGATATCTTTGTCTCTGTTGTATAGAATACTGACTTTACCAATAATATTAGTCGGTACAACAATATTGTATTTTACTATAGGAACAAATTTTCCGCACGATGAACTTCGTCATAATTTACTGTCGACTCTTTTCTGTTCTTCAATGTTACATTTATCCAAAGGCTTAACTGTTAAAGATGTTCGAATTTTCTTCCATGATTCGATTGGAAGTACTTTGTTAAAAAACCGAAAAAAGCTAAATTCCGAAAATGAGTTACCTAACTATGGCGAAAAATTTACTCACAAATATGATAATCAGGATATGCCCGATTCCGTATGGCTCGCAAAGGTTAATGGAATGACAAAATCGGATCCTATTATTCTGCACTTGCATGGTGGAATGATGGCTCTTCCTTATGACAAAGTAATTTTGGTTGGTTTATCTAATTTATATAAACTATTCTCAACGACGATGAACAGACCACCTTCTATTTTACTGGTGGATTATTCTTTGGTATCTCAAGGATACACATATCCCAAACAAGTTAGGGAATGCCTTAACGTCTATCAAGTCCTTATATCAAAAGGTTTTAGAAATATAACTGTGTTAGGTGAATCTGCAGGTGGTACATTGATTTTATCGTTTTTATACCAAATTTCAGAATTATCCAAACTTAACAAAGTTGTTTGGCCTAAAGGTGTTGCTTTAATTTCACCTTGGTTAGATTTGACAAATGCTAAAAAGATTGGTTCATACAGGGCCAACGATGGCCTTGATGTAATTTGTTATGAAACTCTGAATCGATTCGGAAAAGCCTATGTTAATAATGAAGAGTCACTATTTACTTCTTCTGTTGTAAACATCAACATGAACTGTGATATAAGCATTTGGAGTAAAATTCCTCCCATTCAAGACGGGAAAGTACTTGTGTTGTTCGGGGAGAACGAAGTGTTTCGAGATGAAATATTGTCTTGGACTAGTAAAATTGGCTTATTGAAAGCTTATCCTAATAGGGTTTTAATGGATAAACAGGGAATCCACATAGGcctttttttggaagaaagTCCTTCAATTGGACCTGGAATGACAAACTTGgatatttggaaaaaaaagttctCCGTTAATTCTTTATATACGTTTTTAAGGGAAACTTTTGAAGAATAA
- the gal7 gene encoding galactose-1-phosphate uridylyltransferase Gal7 has protein sequence MTSKKFDFTEYSHRRYNPLTDSYVLCSPHRAKRPWQGAKEEIKKDDTVKYDPTCYLCPGNIRATGFENPKYETTYVFPNDYPAVRVDQPDYMQDESEITKGNTLKTRMFKTEGVKGKCFVICFCPNHNLTLPLMSAEAICNVVETWKHLYVTLKKESLEGPIRYKYLQIFENKGSAMGCSNPHPHGQAWCLDVIPSVVAQEMCNMTKYFELNNSHLLGDYVKLEMLEKERIVVENDSFIVVVPYWALWPFETLLIAKEHLKSLEEFEEKQKVDLASALKMLTTKYDNLFNTSFPYSMGLHQAPLYGSNEEVENSWFHMHFYPPLLRSATVKKFCVGFEMLGEPQRDLTSEQAAARLQELDGQKHYKNLL, from the coding sequence ATGActagcaaaaaatttgattttaccGAGTATTCACATCGTCGTTATAATCCATTAACGGATTCGTACGTTTTGTGTTCACCTCATAGAGCAAAGAGACCATGGCAGGGAGCTAAAGAAGAGATCAAGAAAGATGACACTGTAAAGTACGATCCAACATGTTACCTATGCCCTGGTAATATTAGGGCTACAGGTTTTGAAAATCCGAAGTATGAGACAACATATGTTTTTCCCAATGACTATCCTGCGGTGAGAGTTGATCAACCAGATTATATGCAAGATGAATCTGAAATAACGAAGGGGAATACGTTAAAAACAAGGATGTTTAAGACAGAAGGAGTGAAGGGAAAATGTTTTgttatttgcttttgtcCTAACCATAATTTAACTTTGCCATTAATGAGCGCGGAAGCGATTTGCAATGTTGTAGAGACTTGGAAACACTTGTATGTGacattaaagaaagaatctTTGGAAGGGCCGATTCGTTATAAATATTTGCAGATTTTTGAGAATAAAGGGTCAGCAATGGGATGTTCAAATCCTCACCCACACGGACAAGCTTGGTGTCTGGATGTTATTCCTTCGGTTGTTGCTCAAGAAATGTGTAACATGaccaaatattttgaactTAATAATAGTCATTTACTCGGTGATTATGTAAAATTGGAGATGttggaaaaggaaagaataGTCGTTGAAAATGACTCATTTATTGTGGTTGTGCCTTATTGGGCTTTGTGGCCATTCGAGACATTACTGATAGCTAAAGAGCACCTGAAATCTTTAGAAGAATTcgaagaaaaacaaaaagttgATTTGGCTTCCGCATTAAAAATGTTGACTACCAAATACGACAATCTATTCAACACTAGTTTCCCCTACTCAATGGGTCTTCACCAAGCTCCATTATATGGAAGTAATGAAGAGGTTGAAAACTCTTGGTTTCATATGCATTTTTATCCACCGTTGTTGAGATCAGCTACAGTGAAAAAATTCTGTGTGGGCTTTGAAATGTTGGGTGAACCACAAAGAGATTTGACCAGTGAACAAGCAGCTGCTCGATTACAAGAGCTAGATGGACAGAAGCACTACAAAAATCTATTATAA
- the pan5 gene encoding 2-dehydropantoate 2-reductase has protein sequence MNNTIYILGAGSIGSLLAYELASLKSINNRVILLLRDKSRVNSFKDKNSTLKIDRLFEENVPHLCCQVTASEPSQLNVQSIENMIVTTKAGQTENALSKYLPYLSKNSNILFVQNGMGAVENVCGKLWPEEQNKPSIYQGVISHGCFQTAPFHFSHAGLGDLKISKVPKNPKKILPDEAAETPCEMIKSLGKSELLRLRYMNYPELLVNQCEKLVINACINPTTATLDCVNGELYNDESAKELFRCIIKECVDIFFKCIPLFKNNEEAEKILNVNRLLDRVMFVGTKVNGANSSSTRQDCLLLRETEIDAINGYVVKLAENNGFQATVNKTMMLLTKSRLGLNRCRAHAR, from the coding sequence ATGAATAACacaatttatattttggGAGCAGGTAGTATCGGTAGTCTGTTAGCATATGAATTAGCTAgtttaaaatcaataaataatcGGgtgatattattattaagaGACAAATCGAGAGTCAACTCATTCaaggataaaaattcaacCTTGAAGATTGACCGCttgtttgaagaaaatgtgCCTCATCTGTGTTGCCAAGTTACTGCATCAGAACCCTCCCAATTGAATGTGCAATCGATAGAAAATATGATCGTAACAACTAAAGCGGGGCAAACAGAAAACgctttatcaaaatatttaccaTATTTAAGTAAAAACTCGAACATACTGTTTGTACAAAACGGTATGGGGGCAGTCGAAAATGTTTGTGGCAAGTTGTGGCCGGAAGAACAAAATAAGCCTTCCATATATCAAGGAGTAATCTCACATGGGTGTTTTCAAACAGCCCCGTTCCATTTCAGTCACGCAGGTTTAGgggatttaaaaatatccAAAGTCCCAAAGAATCCCAAGAAGATTTTACCTGATGAAGCAGCTGAAACGCCATGCGAAATGATAAAGTCATTAGGCAAATCAGAACTTCTACGATTACGTTATATGAATTACCCAGAGCTTTTAGTTAACCAGTGCGAAAAGCTTGTAATAAATGCCTGTATTAATCCAACAACTGCAACTTTGGATTGTGTTAATGGGGAGCTCTACAATGATGAATCTGCCAAGGAGCTTTTTCGTTgtataataaaagaatgtGTGGACATATTTTTCAAGTGTATTcctctttttaaaaacaatgaggaagctgaaaaaattttaaacgTGAATCGACTATTAGATCGTGTGATGTTTGTTGGAACAAAAGTAAATGGTGCCAACAGTTCATCTACCAGGCAAGATTGTCTTCTTCTAAGAGAGACAGAGATTGATGCTATAAATGGTTATGTTGTCAAGTTAGCTGAGAATAATGGATTTCAAGCGActgttaataaaacaatgaTGTTGCTTACTAAGTCTCGATTGGGTTTAAATAGATGTCGAGCGCATGCACGATAA
- a CDS encoding phosphoprotein phosphatase (extracellular 5'-nucleotidase, human NT5E family), translating into MKTASIHFWSTLVLLFSCIGSVIAYSSTDLTTMYDWNQIIKPLEWGQMNFIHTTDTHGWLNGHLRDARYKADFGEFKSFVLRMKELADFKDVDLLLVDTGDLHDGNGLSDASDPEGIYTNNIFTYLPYDILTIGNHELYQASVSNNTHEYFVPHWNGTYLASNVQIFNSSNELEQFAAESAYFTTKHGVRVLAVGFLYDFTGNANNTVVTPVETAVNSRWYQQQINRTDVDLFLLLGHIPVRDWDEWKSLHASIRKVHPDTPIQIFGGHSHIRDFAVYDESSVSLEGGRYCETVGWLSIDGLAASNATRQYVGRPVTNETRQSYPNLPIPNTPLYYTRRYIDFNRQNFRFHTQQSEDSFDTPEGIELSKIIKQYRDDLNLSYVFGCVPKNYYMTEVSPQSDDSIFKLMTDRVLPEIITNRNRSTVPRIIISNGGGIRGSMYQGKFGPDEMFQLNPFLTNYYMYLADVPYKYAKKLYSTLNGGSNLRNINENLAALNPGYVTSDDFGEDGDDTVHTSVPSYATPNILQAQAGFNATSSPETIDVVFLNFLQSIVLKALNNMANDTLYTSSNVTQYWVRDDGYDSSPYSFAYFVQQEWSDNCD; encoded by the coding sequence ATGAAGACAGCCTCGATACATTTTTGGTCAACCCTTGTGCTTTTGTTCAGTTGTATTGGTTCTGTAATTGCTTACTCGTCTACCGATTTAACTACAATGTATGATTGGAACCAAATCATTAAACCTTTAGAATGGGGTCAAATGAATTTCATTCATACTACGGACACTCACGGTTGGCTTAATGGTCACCTTAGAGATGCTCGCTATAAAGCCGACTTTGGCGAATTTAagtcttttgttttgcgGATGAAGGAATTAGCTGATTTTAAAGACGTAGATTTATTATTAGTTGATACCGGTGATTTACATGACGGAAACGGACTTTCTGATGCTTCTGATCCAGAAGGAATATATACAAACAACATTTTTACGTACCTACCCTATGATATTCTTACGATTGGTAATCACGAATTGTACCAAGCATCCGTTTCTAATAATACCCACGAATATTTTGTACCTCACTGGAATGGAACTTATCTCGCTTCTAACGTTCAAATCTTCAACTCATCAAATGAGTTGGAGCAATTTGCGGCTGAATCTGCCTACTTTACTACGAAACATGGCGTTCGAGTTCTTGCTGTAGGCTTCCTCTACGATTTCACCGGTAACGCCAACAACACTGTTGTTACACCTGTTGAGACAGCCGTCAACTCCAGATGGTATCaacaacaaataaatagaacAGATGTTGACCTTTTCTTATTACTTGGACATATTCCGGTTCGCGATTGGGACGAATGGAAGTCACTACATGCCTCAATTAGAAAAGTGCATCCTGATACTCCCATTCAAATCTTTGGCGGTCACTCTCATATTCGTGACTTTGCTGTTTACGACGAGTCTTCTGTATCTCTTGAGGGTGGTAGATATTGTGAAACTGTAGGCTGGCTTTCAATTGATGGCCTAGCAGCATCCAATGCAACCCGTCAATATGTTGGTCGTCCCGTCACCAATGAAACTCGCCAGTCGTATCCCAATCTCCCTATTCCAAATACACCTCTGTATTACACGCGCCGTTACATTGATTTCAATCGCCAGAACTTCCGTTTCCATACTCAACAATCAGAAGATTCCTTCGATACCCCAGAAGGCATTGAATTAtctaaaattattaaacaGTATCGCGACGATCTTAACCTCTCATATGTCTTTGGATGCGTCCCTAAAAACTATTATATGACTGAAGTCTCTCCTCAATCTGATGACAGTATTTTTAAGCTTATGACTGATCGTGTTTTGCCAGAAATAATTACCAATCGAAACCGTTCAACTGTGCCCCGAATTATCATTAGCAATGGAGGTGGTATACGAGGTTCCATGTATCAAGGAAAATTTGGACCCGACGAAATGTTCCAATTAAACCCTTTTCTTACTAATTACTATATGTATTTGGCAGATGTTCCTTATAAATACGCTAAGAAGCTATACTCGACCTTAAACGGGGGATCCAATTTACGCAacataaatgaaaatttggCTGCCCTTAATCCCGGTTATGTTACAAGTGATGATTTTGGTGAAGATGGAGATGATACAGTACATACTTCTGTTCCTTCGTATGCTACTCCTAACATTCTTCAAGCCCAAGCTGGGTTTAATGCTACCTCCTCGCCAGAAACAATTGATGTTGTCTTCCTCAATTTCCTTCAAAGTATCGTGCTAAAGGCTTTGAACAATATGGCAAATGACACTTTATATACTTCTTCAAACGTTACACAATACTGGGTTCGTGATGATGGTTACGACAGTTCTCCTTATTCATTTGCCTATTTTGTTCAACAAGAATGGAGTGATAATTGTGATTAA
- the nrg1 gene encoding amino-acid permease, whose translation MNAYVRDSESVYSESYPPENFISNEPEKSKDKDNFNGEEVISYVGEVETVPAKEENVFRRFINGFKIEKNQQDSAGQGLKRRLKSRHIQMIGIGGAIGTGVWVGSSKSLYRGGAASVLIDYCIVGTMVFCTVYALGELAVAFPTRGSFVTHATRFIDESWGFALSWNYVFSFIVTIPLELTTGTMMIKYWTNLNSGIWVTVFIVFLFFINIFGVKGYGEMEFIMSTIKVVAMCGFIILGIIIDCGGVPTDHRGYMGTHIFRENAFRHKFKGFCAVFTSAAFSFSGTEYVGVAAAETENPAKAFPVAVRQTLFRIAIFYILSLFIVSLLISGADPRLTSYHGVDASPFVLAIKDANIKALPSILNAIILISVISSANAQLYAGSRAIHSLGCNGFAPKCFTLVDREGRPLVALLILFLFMFLGYLVETGQYDTVFDWMLSISGLGTLFCWGSICLAHIRYRAAMKHQNRSLKEVGFVSPFNVYASYYAFILVCLVLAAEFYVSIFPVGGKPDASAFFENYLSAPVILVFFICHKLYYKTKRITLSNMDLETDFAYKTPVEEEEEEEKSAGSLSIKQRMKKLSDMMC comes from the coding sequence ATGAATGCTTATGTTAGGGATTCTGAATCCGTATATTCAGAATCGTATCCTCCCGAAAACTTCATAAGTAATGAACCCGAGAAATCAAAAGATAAAGACAATTTCAACGGCGAAGAAGTCATTTCTTATGTCGGTGAGGTCGAAACAGTCCCTGCCAAAGAAGAGAATGTATTTCGACGATTCATTAAtggatttaaaattgaaaaaaaccaaCAAGATTCTGCCGGACAAGGACTAAAGCGTCGGCTTAAGAGTCGTCATATTCAAATGATCGGTATTGGTGGAGCTATTGGTACCGGTGTTTGGGTGGGAAGCTCTAAATCTCTTTATAGGGGGGGAGCAGCGTCAGTTTTAATTGACTACTGTATTGTTGGAACTATGGTTTTTTGTACTGTTTATGCTTTAGGAGAATTAGCTGTTGCCTTTCCTACGCGGGGAAGTTTTGTTACACATGCTACGCGATTCATCGATGAATCATGGGGCTTTGCACTTAGTTGGAATTATGTATTCTCGTTCATTGTTACGATTCCATTAGAGTTGACGACAGGAACAATGATGATCAAATATTGGACCAATCTAAACAGTGGTATATGGGTGACAGTTTTCATCGTGTtcctattttttattaatatctTTGGAGTAAAAGGATATGGTGAAATGGAGTTTATCATGTCTACTATCAAAGTGGTTGCAATGTGTGGTTTTATCATTCTTGGTATCATTATTGATTGCGGTGGTGTACCAACTGATCATCGAGGCTATATGGGAACACATATTTTCCGCGAAAATGCTTTTCGCCacaaatttaaaggatttTGCGCTGTATTTACCAGTGctgcattttctttttccgGTACTGAATATGTTGGTGTCGCAGCAGCTGAAACAGAGAACCCCGCGAAGGCCTTTCCGGTTGCAGTAAGACAAACGCTATTCAGAATAGCAATATTCTACATACTTTCACTTTTCATTGTTAGTTTACTCATTAGTGGTGCTGACCCTCGGTTAACTTCATACCATGGAGTTGATGCAAGTCCATTTGTGCTAGCTATTAAAGATGCTAACATCAAAGCGTTACCTTCAATTCTGAATGCCATTATTTTGATCTCCGTAATCTCTTCTGCTAATGCTCAGTTGTACGCTGGAAGTCGCGCAATTCATTCCTTAGGGTGTAATGGCTTTGCTCCTAAGTGTTTTACACTGGTTGATCGTGAAGGTCGACCTCTCGTTGCTCTTCTTATTTTGTTCttgtttatgtttttaGGTTACCTTGTCGAAACAGGACAATATGACACTGTATTTGACTGGATGCTGTCGATTTCTGGTTTGGGTACATTATTTTGCTGGGGCAGTATATGTCTAGCACATATTCGGTATAGAGCCGCTATGAAACATCAAAACAGGAGCCTCAAAGAGGTTGGATTTGTCTCTCCATTTAATGTTTATGCTTCCTATTATGCTTTTATACTAGTTTGCTTAGTGTTGGCTGCAGAATTTTATGTCTCCATTTTCCCTGTTGGCGGTAAACCAGATGCCAgtgcattttttgaaaactatTTATCTGCTCCTGTAATtctagttttttttatatgcCACAAGCTTTATTACAAAACCAAACGAATTACTCTTTCAAATATGGATTTGGAAACTGATTTTGCATACAAAACTCCAgtggaagaagaagaagaagaagagaagaGTGCTGGTTCCCTAAGTATCAAacaaagaatgaaaaagcTATCTGATATGATGTGCTAA
- a CDS encoding uncharacterized protein (S. pombe specific DUF999 protein family 7), with amino-acid sequence MSNPESAKKQVDPPGYNELFMVRDTRNVDLERGLELCKPEKVNKQNLFTNIIKPQKDKINIKTDKIKFFLNNLFTEFSKFHDSCYPDGRISTRSKLRWPLLIIWCILIVFAIDKNFEVKDFLSIWINESFINENRFYSEIWGPIAIYICLFILLLLGLICMFPLHLCRVCVLALRETGMIIAVLGAALGMIIAALGATITGLLYFSHWALYKVVILALDLKIEPFKDEIAFLTLPTHNGETLSIRDNNQS; translated from the exons ATGTCAAATCCAGAAAGCGCAAAAAAACAGGTTGACCCCCCTGGTTACAATGAGTTATTTATGGTAAGAGATACTCGTAATGTGGACCTGGAGCGGGGACTTGAATTGTGTAAGCCTGAAaaggtaaacaaacaaaatctCTTTACCAACATCATCAAGCctcaaaaagataaaataaacattaagacagataaaataaagttctttttaaataacctttttactgaattttctaaatttcaTGATAGTTGTTATCCTGATGGTAGGATTTCTACCCGCAGTAAACTTCGTTGGCCCTTGCTTATTATTTGGTGTATTTTGATTGTTTTCGCAATAGACAAGAACTTTGAAGTCAaagattttctttcaatttggataaatgaaagttttataaatgaaaatcgGTTTTACAGTGAAATTTGGGGGCCTATTGCTATTTacatttgtttgtttattttattgttgCTTGGTTTAATTTGTATGTTTCCTTTACA tcTCTGCAGAGTTTGCGTGCTTGCTTTACGGGAGACCGGTATGATTATAGCAGTCCTGGGTGCAGCCTTGGGAATGATTATAGCAGCCTTGGGTGCAACTATAACCGGTCTTTTGTATTTCAGTCATTGGGCTCTCTATAAAGTAGTAATATTGGCTTTGGACTTAAAGATTGAACCATTTAAAGATGAGATTGCCTTTCTTACTCTACCTACTCACAACGGGGAAACCCTTTCAATTAGAGACAACAATCAATCTTAA
- a CDS encoding uncharacterized protein (conserved fungal protein), whose product MIVQHKTAKIEEDHGLFQPILRPSDISKTTDTKFIQSSPYIEKEHWLDLGTLSVGHYFLSLALQTFVPKDSVRYAHLPYAQAFDIAEIVNLIREYSHKYHKHIPAFSAYIVAFRSVLQPEVQVSPEARHKLAEIDKGSHLEANVSGGLLKYWYGIPDDVFGQNLATCWWTSKESARLGGAGKIHREGLKAVRGWYKNWKIEEYELEVIEGGSSYIFKGLS is encoded by the coding sequence ATGATTGTACAACATAAAACAGCAAAAATAGAAGAAGATCATGGCTTATTCCAACCAATCTTGCGTCCCTCAGATATCAGCAAAACAACTGATACGAAATTTATTCAGTCTTCCCCgtatattgaaaaagagcATTGGCTGGACTTGGGAACCTTAAGTGTCGGCCATTACTTTTTATCACTAGCTCTTCAGACTTTTGTTCCCAAAGATTCTGTCCGTTATGCCCATCTTCCTTATGCTCAAGCCTTTGATATTGCggaaattgtaaatttgaTACGAGAATATTCACATAAATATCACAAACATATTCCTGCCTTTTCCGCGTATATTGTAGCATTTCGTTCCGTTTTGCAACCCGAAGTTCAAGTTTCTCCAGAGGCACGCCATAAATTAGCAGAAATTGATAAAGGATCGCATTTGGAAGCAAACGTTTCTGGTGGCTTATTAAAGTATTGGTATGGTATACCTGACGATGTATTCGGACAAAATTTGGCTACATGCTGGTGGACCTCCAAAGAAAGCGCAAGACTCGGAGGGGCAGGGAAAATACATAGGGAAGGCTTAAAAGCTGTTCGTGGGTGGtacaaaaattggaaaattgAGGAATATGAGCTTGAAGTCATTGAAGGAGGTAGTAGTTACATTTTCAAAGGTCTTTCATAG